The Amblyomma americanum isolate KBUSLIRL-KWMA chromosome 3, ASM5285725v1, whole genome shotgun sequence genome window below encodes:
- the LOC144125828 gene encoding uncharacterized protein LOC144125828 isoform X2 — translation MDGGGMRGRGGYSRGMSRGDFTRGRGAPMRGRGGPPGVFRGGPGMRGGGEFQGRGRGDFTPRGRGDFTPRGRGGGGDFAPRGRGGASGEFVPRGRGFTRGRGGPPTRGRGDFAPRGRGDFTPRGRGDFTPRGRGDFTPRGRGDFTPRGRGDFTPRGRGDFAPRGRGDFNAPHGGGFAGGPPGRDMPGGPPMRGGPAMRGDAPPPRGAGRGMPPHVGPPMGAGGPPAKRGRWEGPPSAASSYQDSYYNNGASQDYGNSGGYDDGYGQAPVSQNTYQDPYNAPSDMMGNGYQSQGVGSAGGYGDGSGGYNTDYSKPPMERGGGDFRSSGAGYAPPAPSGGGYASSYDDRGYGGRQGNYGGARPAADSFSGAYASPSFYGEGTAPVAPLAYGQVSHTTTLT, via the exons ATGGACGGTGGAGGAATGCGTGGCAGAGGCGGCTACTCCCGTGGCATGAGCAGAGGAGACTTCACGAGAGGCCGTGGGGCGCCCATGAGAGGCCGTGGTGGCCCACCTGG TGTGTTCAGGGGTGGGCCCGGTATGAGAGGTGGTGGAGAGTTCCAAGGCCGTGGGCGTGGCGACTTCACCCCGCGGGGCCGTGGCGACTTCACCCCACGAGGTCGGGGGGGAGGTGGTGACTTTGCACCACGAGGGCGAGGCGGAGCCAGTGGAGAGTTTGTGCCCCGAGGACGTGGCTTCACAAGAGGACGTGGTGGACCTCCCACACGGGGTCGTGGGGACTTCGCGCCACGTGGTCGTGGTGACTTCACTCCGCGGGGTCGTGGTGACTTCACGCCACGAGGCCGTGGCGATTTCACACCACGGGGCCGTGGGGACTTCACACCACGGGGCCGTGGAGACTTCACACCACGTGGCAGGGGGGACTTTGCTCCTCGGGGACGAGGCGATTTCAATGCCCCTCATGGTG GAGGCTTTGCGGGTGGACCGCCTGGCCGTGACATGCCTGGAGGACCACCGATGCGGGGAGGACCGGCAATGAGGGGGGATGCTCCGCCACCTCGGGGAGCCGGTCGTGGCATGCCACCTCATGTAGGGCCACCCATGGGGGCTGGTGGACCACCTGCCAAGCGAGGGCGTTGGGAGGGACCGCCAAGTGCGGCCTCCTCCTACCAGGACTCGTACTACAACAATGGCGCAAG CCAAGACTATGGAAACAGCGGTGGCTATGACGATGGCTATGGGCAAGCACCTGTCAGCCAGAACACCTATCAAGACCCGTACAATGCGCCCTCTGACATGATGGGAAATGGCTACCAGAGCCAGGGAGTCGGCAGTGCAGGCGGATATGGCGATGGTTCTGGTGGCTACAACACAGATTACTCCAAACCACCGATGGAGAGGGGAGGCGGCGACTTCAGAAGCAGTGGCGCTGGATATGCACCTCCTGCACCTTCCGGTGGTGGCTACGCTAGCAGCTACGACGACAGGGGATATGGGGGCAGGCAGGGCAACTACGGCGGAGCACGTCCAGCGGCCGACAGCTTCAGTGGAG
- the LOC144125828 gene encoding uncharacterized protein LOC144125828 isoform X1 gives MDGGGMRGRGGYSRGMSRGDFTRGRGAPMRGRGGPPGVFRGGPGMRGGGEFQGRGRGDFTPRGRGDFTPRGRGGGGDFAPRGRGGASGEFVPRGRGFTRGRGGPPTRGRGDFAPRGRGDFTPRGRGDFTPRGRGDFTPRGRGDFTPRGRGDFTPRGRGDFAPRGRGDFNAPHGGGFAGGPPGRDMPGGPPMRGGPAMRGDAPPPRGAGRGMPPHVGPPMGAGGPPAKRGRWEGPPSAASSYQDSYYNNGASQDYGNSGGYDDGYGQAPVSQNTYQDPYNAPSDMMGNGYQSQGVGSAGGYGDGSGGYNTDYSKPPMERGGGDFRSSGAGYAPPAPSGGGYASSYDDRGYGGRQGNYGGARPAADSFSGGGPRSDDRYASYDSYGGGAYGQSRDSYGGAGRY, from the exons ATGGACGGTGGAGGAATGCGTGGCAGAGGCGGCTACTCCCGTGGCATGAGCAGAGGAGACTTCACGAGAGGCCGTGGGGCGCCCATGAGAGGCCGTGGTGGCCCACCTGG TGTGTTCAGGGGTGGGCCCGGTATGAGAGGTGGTGGAGAGTTCCAAGGCCGTGGGCGTGGCGACTTCACCCCGCGGGGCCGTGGCGACTTCACCCCACGAGGTCGGGGGGGAGGTGGTGACTTTGCACCACGAGGGCGAGGCGGAGCCAGTGGAGAGTTTGTGCCCCGAGGACGTGGCTTCACAAGAGGACGTGGTGGACCTCCCACACGGGGTCGTGGGGACTTCGCGCCACGTGGTCGTGGTGACTTCACTCCGCGGGGTCGTGGTGACTTCACGCCACGAGGCCGTGGCGATTTCACACCACGGGGCCGTGGGGACTTCACACCACGGGGCCGTGGAGACTTCACACCACGTGGCAGGGGGGACTTTGCTCCTCGGGGACGAGGCGATTTCAATGCCCCTCATGGTG GAGGCTTTGCGGGTGGACCGCCTGGCCGTGACATGCCTGGAGGACCACCGATGCGGGGAGGACCGGCAATGAGGGGGGATGCTCCGCCACCTCGGGGAGCCGGTCGTGGCATGCCACCTCATGTAGGGCCACCCATGGGGGCTGGTGGACCACCTGCCAAGCGAGGGCGTTGGGAGGGACCGCCAAGTGCGGCCTCCTCCTACCAGGACTCGTACTACAACAATGGCGCAAG CCAAGACTATGGAAACAGCGGTGGCTATGACGATGGCTATGGGCAAGCACCTGTCAGCCAGAACACCTATCAAGACCCGTACAATGCGCCCTCTGACATGATGGGAAATGGCTACCAGAGCCAGGGAGTCGGCAGTGCAGGCGGATATGGCGATGGTTCTGGTGGCTACAACACAGATTACTCCAAACCACCGATGGAGAGGGGAGGCGGCGACTTCAGAAGCAGTGGCGCTGGATATGCACCTCCTGCACCTTCCGGTGGTGGCTACGCTAGCAGCTACGACGACAGGGGATATGGGGGCAGGCAGGGCAACTACGGCGGAGCACGTCCAGCGGCCGACAGCTTCAGTGGAG